One region of Purpureocillium takamizusanense chromosome 4, complete sequence genomic DNA includes:
- a CDS encoding uncharacterized protein (SECRETED:SignalP(1-21~SECRETED:cutsite=SLA-LD~SECRETED:prob=0.7356)~EggNog:ENOG503PBMN) yields the protein MMHCSILLAVAAALCGASSLALDLASVPGTTGGNLSAAAPAEAELINFAAHAASELNPMRGHGIRDVRLELLGRQQCPPSHPHPCPNSRCCQAGYPICCGGGKCCSESFPVCQPTGCCPKGMTECGTVDPNFCKLPGAKCCGLGVACPVTHECCGRNCCQAPSTKCCKGSTPDKSVCCGEHEVCCDGWCCPEGSQCSKKGYCTVPRLTLGWQKNTETAALVENVCLGIRAQLAKGRPNTSPNGQIVTYAGPESGNREKTDCRSSRKPRCCAGRIVPPGQPGAGTKMTCDEYPFNSVMEGGPGAHVACVSEHANGGGGDLLTKLLRGKHKGFKFLVEVVGIDCTKVKESDVPACNPLS from the exons ATGATGCATTGTTCTATCCTGCtggcggttgctgctgcactATGCGGTGCCAGTTCCCTCGCTTTAGACCTCGCGAGCGTCCCCGGAACTACTGGGGGGAACTTATCAGCGGCCGCCCCTGCTGAGGCCGAGCTCATCAATTTCGCCGCACACGCCGCAAGTGAATTGAACCCCAtgcgcggccatggcatTCGAGACGTTCGACTTGAATTACTTGGTCGACAGCAATGCCCGCCGTCCCACCCGC ATCCATGCCCGAATAGTCGTTGCTGCCAGGCCGGCTACCCTATCTGC TGTGGTGGGGGTAAATGTTGCTCCGAGTCGTTCCCAGTCTGCCAGCCTACTGGGTGTTGTCCAAAAGGCATGACAGAATGCGGCACCGTAGACCCAAACTTTTGCAAACTCCCGGGAGCCAAATGCTGCGGGCTTGGTGTGGCTTGTCCGGTTACTCATGAATGCTGTGGCCGGAACTGCTGCCAAGCACCCAGCACGAAGTGCTGCAAAGGGTCGACTCCGGATAAGTCGGTCTGCTGCGGTGAGCATGAGGTTTGCTGCGACGGCTGGT GCTGTCCTGAAGGCTCGCAGTGTTCCAAAAAGGGATACTGTACCGTTCCACGACTCACCCTTGGATGGCAGAAAAATACCGAGACAGCAGCT CTCGTCGAGAACGTGTGCTTGG GAATTCGAGCTCAGTTAGCCAAGGGACGTCCAAACACATCGCCCAATGGCCAGATCGTTACCTATGCCGGACCTGAATCTGGTAATCGTGAGAAGACGGACTGTCGAAGCTCACGGAAGCCTCGATGCTGTGCAG GCCGCATTGTCCCAcccggccagcccggcgcTGGTACTAAGATGACCTGTGATGAGTATCCCTTCAATTCCGTCATGGAGGGTGGACCGGGTGCGCACGTCGCCTGCGTCAGCGAACATGCGaatggcggtggtggtgacttGCTCACGAAGCTACTTCGCGGCAAACACAAGGGATTCAAATTTCTGGTGGAAGTGGTGGGCATTGACTGCACCAAAGTGAAAGAGTCGGACGTGCCTGCTTGTAACCCGCTATCGTAG
- a CDS encoding uncharacterized protein (COG:S~EggNog:ENOG503P2Z7), which yields MACLERCTRGPSSSTLLRSGDAALHRIATRWLHGSRSASSTACVLAGRGVNRCGAPKAGDTATMSLAKRNNGCVQCRIRRIRCDKEEPECFKCRKKGICCSGQGIEYRFSSHMSVPQSSKNDDAQELNRDGLHQASPGSKPGRRLPRRPAQSLDRDDVQPSKPGRLSARRHEQASTPKSPSELPGTPQLQLQFRLQMPSQQGSHARREATPPDERELCLTTLRQRSAALGPLRGSLESVTSRSRMFFDHFSNFIAAKMVVFDYAGNGYRQIILPLACQDPMVEQAVSTVAAFHLAREAPNMREAAELAQQAVLTRLYRQSLSLDSKHLFDIAAWATILALLVGDTITGSKNYIRLLGLLSFLAKLSESATSLSSTTKAFISEQTRMFELFGLPLSSEQKGIEALGRCSEFYLDFMTAAPARDLGSRQRENIGIMKDAICKACDIYRRRALHIITAEQSIQLVSDLQETVAGLDPKEDGGHTLVWTYFVAAAESSLPQHRDFFVDRLKSLFECTRFGSIPIALETLDLIWSGHDSSHWTDVVTRQRPLLIM from the exons ATGGCATGCCTTGAGCGTTGCACGCGAggcccctcttcctccactTTGTTGCGCTCTGGAGACGCAGCATTGCATCGCATCGCGACCCGCTGGCTCCACGGATCTCGGTCAGCTTCATCGACCGCATGTGTACTCGCCGGTCGTGGGGTCAATCGCTGCGGTGCGCCGAAAGCCGGCGACACGGCGACCATGTCACTAGCAAAACGAAACAATG GCTGCGTCCAGTGCCGCATTCGTCGCATTCGATGCGATAAAGAGGAGCCCGAGTGTTTCAAATGTCGTAAAAAAGGCATTTGTTGCTCCGGCCAAGGGATCGAATACCGCTTCAGCTCCCACATGAGCGTACCGCAATCTTCCAAGAACGACGATGCGCAAGAGCTCAATCGCGATGGGCTTCATCAGGCGAGCCCAGGGTCCAAGCCAGGAAGACGGCTGCCGCGACGACCCGCCCAGTCCCTTGACAGAGACGATGTGCAGCCATCAAAACCGGGAAGATTAtcagctcgccgccacgagcaaGCGTCAACTCCCAAGTCGCCGAGTGAATTACCAGGCACTCctcagctccagctccagtTCCGGCTCCAGATGCCTTCTCAGCAAGGGTCTCACGCGAGACGTGAAGCGACACCCCCCGACGAACGAGAGCTCTGTTTGACTACGCTACGTCAAAGAAGCGCAGCCCTGGGACCACTGCGTGGCTCCTTGGAATCTGTGACCTCGCGAAGCAGAATGTTTTTCGACCATT TCTCTAATTTTATTGCCGCCAAGATGGTGGTGTTTGACTACGCAGGAAACGGCTATCGGCAGATCATCTTGCCTCTCGCCTGTCAAGATCCTATGGTTGAGCAAGCTGTATCGACTGTCGCTGCCTTTCATCTCGCGCGAGAGGCACCCAACATGCGCGAAGCTGCCGAGTTGGCACAACAGGCTGTCCTAACACGCCTCTATCGCCAGTCTTTGAGCTTAGATTCGAAACATTTGTTCGACATCGCTGCTTGGGCGACGATTTTGGCCTTACTTGTCGGCGACACGATAACTGGTTCGAAGAATTACATCCGTCTTCTCGGCCTGCTTTCGTTCCTTGCCAAATTGTCCGAATCGGCGACGTCCCTGTCCAGTACGACCAAGGCGTTCATTTCGGAACAGACACGCAT GTTCGAGCTTTTCGGTCTCCCGCTGTCGAGCGAACAAAAGGGCATCGAGGCCCTCGGTCGATGTTCCGAGTTCTACCTAGATTTCATGACCGCTGCCCCGGCGCGAGATCTAGGCTCAAGACAACGCGAGAATATAGGAATTATGAAGGATGCAATATGCAAGGCCTGCGACATctatcgtcgtcgcgccctACACATCATCACTGCGGAGCAGTCCATTCAGCTGGTTTCGGACTTGCAAGAGACTGTAGCAGGCTTGGATCCCaaggaagacggcggccatACCCTGGTCTGGACATACTTTGTGGCGGCTGCAGAGAGCTCCCTGCCGCAACACCGCGATTTCTTTGTCGATCGCCTGAAGAGTTTGTTCGAGTGCACGCGATTCGGCAGCATTCCTATTGCGCTTGAGACCCTGGATTTGATCTGGTCGGGACACGACTCGTCACATTGGACTGATGTAGTGACCCGTCAGAGGCCATTGCTTATAATGTGA
- a CDS encoding uncharacterized protein (EggNog:ENOG503NXTZ~COG:Q): MGGTWVFWGQPNVWREISRYGMRDELVSSYDFSRGLNRYILSCGQEAQHFSHEEEDALIGSALLKLVNVDGQFGRVAVPFPHNLILNPEERRYDQMSVADRLAEIKNTLTPNELLCAEAFVLLCSGATLETTSFYEFLHWWALCGYTYEGCINHLVKYKFKHGQSSFAIRFFREAEATGNMSYSFSNPISKIQDNGSGVQVTTRDGRTFCAKRAISAIPLNVLNNVQFEPPLSPGRKAAVDTGHVNQTIKAHAETSDRDLRSFTGISYPHNGLLYGFGDGETPAGKTHIVAFGGQHNHFHPEDDISKTIAAFNGFTPMKVDRLVFHNWSRDEFAKGAWFFPGPGLLSNSLQDLQERQGNIVFACSDWALGWRSFIDGAIEEGTRAAATVCADLTGRSRL; this comes from the exons ATGGGCGGTACTTGGGTTTTCTGGGGACAACCGAATGTTTGGCGCGAGATAAGTCGTTACGGAATGCGAGATGAGCTCGTAAGCTCGTATGACTTTTCCAGGGGCCTCAACCGGTACATACTGTCCTGCGGGCAAGAGGCACAGCATTTCAGCCACGAGGAAGAG GACGCACTGATTGGGTCTGCCTTATTGaagctcgtcaacgtcgacggACAGtttggccgcgtcgcggTGCCGTTTCCTCATAACCTGATCCTCAATCCAGAAGAGCGTAGATACGACCAAATGTCCGTCGCAGACCGCCTCGCCGAGATAAAGAATACCCTCACGCCGAATGAACTTCTCTGCGCCGAGGCGTTCGTGCTCCTGTGCAGTGGAGCCACGCTTGAGACGACGAGCTTCTACGAGTTCCTCCACTGGTGGGCGTTATGCGGATACACATACGAGGGCTGCATCAACCACCTGGTCAAGTACAAGTTTAAGCATGGACAGTCGTCTTTTGCCATTAGGTTCTTCCGAGAGGCCGAGGCAACAGGCAACATGTCGTACTCGTTCAGCAACCCAATCTCCAAGATCCAAGACAACGGGTCCGGAGTCCAAGTCACCACTCGCGACGGCAGGACCTTTTGCGCCAAAAGAGCGATCAGCGCTATTCCTTTAAACGTCCTCAACAATGTCCAGTTCGAACCACCGCTGTCGCCCGGGAGAAAGGCAGCCGTAGACACTGGACACGTCAATCAGACCATCAAAGCCCATGCTGAGACCAGTGATCGGGATCTGCGATCTTTTACGGGTATCAGCTACCCACATAACGGGCTGCTATACGGATTTGGTGATGGCGAGACTCCAGCGGGCAAAACCCACATCGTCGCGTTCGGCGGACAACATAACCACTTCCATCCAGAGGACGACATTTCCAAGACCATTGCGGCTTTCAACGGATTCACACCCATGAAGGTGGATAGACTT GTTTTCCACAATTGGTCACGAGATGAATTCGCAAAAGGAGCATG GTTCTTTCCAGGACCTGGATTGCTATCAAATAGTTTGCAAGACCTTCAGGAGCGTCAAGGGAACATTGTCTTCGCGTGCTCAGACTGGGCTCTGGGCTGGCGCAGCTTCATTGACGGAGCAATCGAAGAAGGAacccgcgcggcggccaccgtGTGCGCCGATCTCACAGGCAGGTCAAGGCTCTGA
- a CDS encoding uncharacterized protein (EggNog:ENOG503NXTZ~COG:Q) yields the protein MASKDGFSWTEANGLSRGVPCIGAIQPSSNIVQGAEDFDVVVVGAGYSGLTAARDASVAGLKVLLLEARDRIGGRSWSSNIAGYPYEMGGTWVFWGQPNVWREISRYGMRDELVSSYDFSRGLNRYILSCGQEAQHFSHEEEDALIGSALLKLVNVDGQFGRVAVPFPHNLILNPEERRYDQMSVADRLAEIKNTLTPNELLCAEAFVLLCSGATLETTSFYEFLHWWALCGYTYEGCINHLVKYKFKHGQSSFAIRFFREAEATGNMSYSFSNPISKIQDNGSGVQVTTRDGRTFCAKRAISAIPLNVLNNVQFEPPLSPGRKAAVDTGHVNQTIKAHAETSDRDLRSFTGISYPHNGLLYGFGDGETPAGKTHIVAFGGQHNHFHPEDDISKTIAAFNGFTPMKVDRLVFHNWSRDEFAKGAWFFPGPGLLSNSLQDLQERQGNIVFACSDWALGWRSFIDGAIEEGTRAAATVCADLTGRSRL from the exons ATGGCGTCCAAAGATGGTTTCTCATGGACTGAGGCTAACGGCCTCAGCCGTGGCGTTCCCTGCATCGGCGCAATCCAACCCTCCTCGAATATCGTCCAGGGCGCTGAGGacttcgacgtcgtcgtcgtaggtGCTGGCTACAGCGGACTGACCGCGGCTCGAGATGCCAGCGTTGCCG GCTTGAAGGTTCTTCTTCTCGAGGCGCGCGACAGAATCGGCGGCCGATCGTGGTCGTCCAACATCGCCGGTTATCCATACGAGATGGGCGGTACTTGGGTTTTCTGGGGACAACCGAATGTTTGGCGCGAGATAAGTCGTTACGGAATGCGAGATGAGCTCGTAAGCTCGTATGACTTTTCCAGGGGCCTCAACCGGTACATACTGTCCTGCGGGCAAGAGGCACAGCATTTCAGCCACGAGGAAGAG GACGCACTGATTGGGTCTGCCTTATTGaagctcgtcaacgtcgacggACAGtttggccgcgtcgcggTGCCGTTTCCTCATAACCTGATCCTCAATCCAGAAGAGCGTAGATACGACCAAATGTCCGTCGCAGACCGCCTCGCCGAGATAAAGAATACCCTCACGCCGAATGAACTTCTCTGCGCCGAGGCGTTCGTGCTCCTGTGCAGTGGAGCCACGCTTGAGACGACGAGCTTCTACGAGTTCCTCCACTGGTGGGCGTTATGCGGATACACATACGAGGGCTGCATCAACCACCTGGTCAAGTACAAGTTTAAGCATGGACAGTCGTCTTTTGCCATTAGGTTCTTCCGAGAGGCCGAGGCAACAGGCAACATGTCGTACTCGTTCAGCAACCCAATCTCCAAGATCCAAGACAACGGGTCCGGAGTCCAAGTCACCACTCGCGACGGCAGGACCTTTTGCGCCAAAAGAGCGATCAGCGCTATTCCTTTAAACGTCCTCAACAATGTCCAGTTCGAACCACCGCTGTCGCCCGGGAGAAAGGCAGCCGTAGACACTGGACACGTCAATCAGACCATCAAAGCCCATGCTGAGACCAGTGATCGGGATCTGCGATCTTTTACGGGTATCAGCTACCCACATAACGGGCTGCTATACGGATTTGGTGATGGCGAGACTCCAGCGGGCAAAACCCACATCGTCGCGTTCGGCGGACAACATAACCACTTCCATCCAGAGGACGACATTTCCAAGACCATTGCGGCTTTCAACGGATTCACACCCATGAAGGTGGATAGACTT GTTTTCCACAATTGGTCACGAGATGAATTCGCAAAAGGAGCATG GTTCTTTCCAGGACCTGGATTGCTATCAAATAGTTTGCAAGACCTTCAGGAGCGTCAAGGGAACATTGTCTTCGCGTGCTCAGACTGGGCTCTGGGCTGGCGCAGCTTCATTGACGGAGCAATCGAAGAAGGAacccgcgcggcggccaccgtGTGCGCCGATCTCACAGGCAGGTCAAGGCTCTGA